The following proteins are encoded in a genomic region of Agromyces sp. CF514:
- a CDS encoding TIGR01777 family oxidoreductase has protein sequence MRVLIAGASGFIGTALVERLVADGHDVLRLVRRRTTSPDEVTWSPAAGIIDFTIMDRVDAVINLSGASLSHLPWTKSYRGEILESRVSATRTLADAMRKARTPPAVFLSGSAVGYYGNRPGELLTEASPAGNGFLADIVERWEKAAALAPHETRTVNLRTGLVIGQGGAMKPVGLMTKLGVSTRLGTGGQHWPWVALDDEVSAIVHLLDSSIVGPVNLVGPTPATADRVMSAMARQMHRPYSLAVPERVLGMALGQAADDLLLASAKVVPQRLSDDGFAFAHETVESAIDAMLSAPARGR, from the coding sequence GTGCGGGTCCTGATCGCCGGAGCATCCGGCTTCATCGGCACGGCTCTCGTCGAGCGCCTCGTCGCCGACGGTCACGACGTGCTCCGGCTGGTGCGCCGACGCACGACCTCGCCAGACGAGGTGACCTGGTCGCCTGCGGCGGGCATCATCGACTTCACGATCATGGATCGCGTCGATGCCGTGATCAACCTGTCGGGGGCCTCGCTCTCGCACCTGCCGTGGACGAAGTCGTACCGCGGCGAGATCCTGGAGTCCCGGGTGAGCGCGACGCGCACGCTCGCCGACGCGATGCGCAAGGCCCGCACTCCCCCGGCGGTCTTCCTGAGCGGCTCCGCCGTGGGCTACTACGGCAACCGACCGGGCGAGCTGCTCACCGAGGCCTCCCCAGCCGGCAACGGCTTCCTCGCCGACATCGTCGAACGCTGGGAGAAGGCGGCGGCGCTCGCCCCGCACGAGACGCGCACCGTGAACCTGCGCACGGGCCTCGTGATCGGGCAGGGCGGTGCGATGAAGCCCGTGGGCCTGATGACGAAGCTCGGCGTCTCGACGCGTCTCGGCACCGGCGGACAGCACTGGCCGTGGGTCGCGCTCGACGACGAGGTGTCGGCGATCGTGCACCTGCTCGACTCGTCGATCGTGGGGCCGGTCAACCTCGTCGGGCCGACGCCCGCGACGGCCGACCGGGTGATGAGCGCCATGGCGCGGCAGATGCACCGCCCGTACTCGCTCGCCGTGCCCGAGCGGGTGCTCGGCATGGCGTTGGGTCAGGCGGCCGACGACCTGCTGCTCGCGAGCGCGAAGGTGGTGCCGCAGCGCCTCTCCGACGACGGATTCGCGTTCGCGCACGAGACCGTCGAGTCCGCGATCGACGCGATGCTCAGCGCGCCCGCTCGAGGTCGATAG
- a CDS encoding OsmC family peroxiredoxin — protein MAVTSESTTVWTGTLADGSGTTKLDSSGVAEFPVNWRARSAGEAGTTNPEELLGAAHSSCYSMALAHALTEAGHAPESIQTTAAVTFEAGRGVLGSHLLVSARVPGLTEAEFEAFADDAKANCPISKALTGIPITIEAELA, from the coding sequence ATGGCCGTCACGAGTGAATCGACCACCGTCTGGACCGGCACGCTCGCCGATGGTTCGGGCACGACGAAGCTCGACTCCTCAGGGGTCGCCGAGTTTCCCGTGAACTGGCGCGCCCGTTCAGCGGGCGAGGCCGGCACCACGAACCCCGAAGAGCTCCTGGGCGCCGCGCACTCGTCGTGCTACTCGATGGCGCTCGCGCACGCGCTGACCGAGGCGGGGCACGCGCCCGAATCGATCCAGACGACCGCGGCCGTCACGTTCGAGGCCGGTCGCGGCGTGCTCGGCAGCCACCTGCTCGTGAGCGCACGCGTTCCGGGCCTCACCGAGGCGGAGTTCGAGGCGTTCGCCGACGATGCCAAGGCGAACTGCCCGATCTCCAAGGCCCTCACCGGCATCCCGATCACGATCGAAGCCGAACTCGCCTGA
- a CDS encoding DUF4395 domain-containing protein: protein MSHPESTTAPTSEAPSGIDPRAPRFSAAITAVLLLAVVVLSVAGLDVTAWALLTALSALFLWGAVAGVKRHPFGVIFRTFVRPRLAPPTELEDPRPPTFAQLVGFIVTIVGVVLGLFGVEYAVAIAAGFAFIAAFLNAVFDYCLGCQIYLLLVRARLVQRA from the coding sequence ATGTCGCATCCTGAATCCACCACCGCGCCCACGTCGGAGGCCCCCTCCGGTATCGACCCGCGCGCACCGCGGTTCTCGGCGGCGATCACCGCCGTGCTGCTGCTCGCCGTCGTCGTATTGTCGGTCGCCGGCCTCGACGTGACCGCCTGGGCGCTGCTCACCGCGCTCTCCGCGCTCTTCCTCTGGGGCGCGGTCGCGGGGGTGAAGCGGCATCCGTTCGGCGTGATCTTCCGCACGTTCGTGCGGCCGCGCCTCGCGCCGCCGACCGAGCTCGAGGACCCGCGCCCGCCGACCTTCGCGCAGCTCGTGGGCTTCATCGTGACGATCGTCGGCGTCGTGCTCGGGTTGTTCGGTGTCGAGTACGCGGTAGCGATCGCGGCGGGCTTCGCGTTCATCGCCGCGTTCCTGAACGCCGTGTTCGACTACTGCCTCGGATGCCAGATCTACCTGCTGCTCGTGCGCGCGCGCCTCGTGCAGCGGGCCTGA
- a CDS encoding thioredoxin family protein: MDWQAALIAGLGLPALATVVGLAWKARTGRVRAVPASAGQATGPVVANAAAAAARSSSAAALGLVDADLGADATLVQFSTEYCSRCPATARQLGEIADDYAGVRHVEIDLTHRADLADRFHVRQTPTTLILRADGTTTARIGGVPRLAAVRTQLETLIGSPHVAS; the protein is encoded by the coding sequence ATGGACTGGCAGGCGGCGCTCATCGCGGGCCTCGGCCTGCCCGCGCTCGCCACCGTCGTGGGCCTCGCGTGGAAGGCCCGCACCGGGCGCGTCCGCGCCGTGCCGGCGTCGGCAGGTCAGGCCACCGGGCCGGTCGTGGCGAACGCCGCCGCCGCCGCCGCCCGCAGCTCGTCGGCTGCGGCGCTGGGCCTGGTCGACGCCGACCTCGGCGCCGACGCGACGCTCGTGCAGTTCTCGACCGAGTACTGCAGCCGCTGCCCCGCGACCGCACGGCAGCTCGGCGAGATCGCCGACGACTACGCGGGCGTGCGCCACGTCGAGATCGACCTCACGCATCGCGCCGACCTCGCCGACCGCTTCCACGTGCGGCAGACGCCGACCACCCTGATCCTGCGCGCCGACGGCACAACCACGGCGCGCATCGGCGGCGTGCCGCGACTCGCGGCCGTGCGCACCCAACTCGAGACCCTCATCGGGAGCCCCCATGTCGCATCCTGA
- a CDS encoding thymidylate synthase: protein MSETLSTPYEDLLRDVLEHGTRKTDRTGTGTTSVFGRQLRFDLSQGFPLVTTKRVHFKSIAYELLWFLRGESNVGWLREHGVTIWDEWADADGELGPVYGVQWRSWPTENGETIDQIAEVVEQIRTNPDSRRLIVSAWNPADIPEMALAPCHAVFQFYVADGKLSCQLYQRSADLFLGVPFNIASYALLTHMVAAQTGLEVGDFVWTGGDCHIYDNHVEQVRLQLEREPFAPPTLRLTRTPDSIFDYEYDDFEVVGYEHHPAIRGAVAV, encoded by the coding sequence ATGTCCGAGACGCTCAGCACCCCGTACGAAGACCTCCTGCGCGACGTGCTCGAGCACGGCACGCGCAAGACCGACCGCACCGGCACGGGCACCACGAGCGTGTTCGGGCGGCAGTTGCGGTTCGACCTCTCGCAGGGATTCCCGCTCGTGACCACCAAGCGCGTGCACTTCAAGTCGATCGCGTACGAGCTGCTCTGGTTCCTCCGGGGCGAGTCGAACGTCGGCTGGCTGCGCGAGCACGGCGTGACCATCTGGGACGAGTGGGCCGACGCCGACGGCGAGCTCGGCCCCGTCTACGGCGTGCAGTGGCGCTCGTGGCCGACCGAGAACGGCGAGACGATCGACCAGATCGCCGAGGTCGTCGAGCAGATCCGCACGAACCCCGACTCGCGCAGGCTCATCGTGTCGGCGTGGAACCCGGCCGACATCCCCGAGATGGCGCTCGCGCCCTGCCACGCGGTGTTCCAGTTCTACGTCGCCGACGGCAAGCTGTCGTGCCAGCTCTACCAGCGCAGCGCCGACCTGTTCCTCGGTGTGCCGTTCAACATCGCCTCGTACGCGCTGCTCACCCACATGGTCGCCGCGCAGACCGGCCTCGAGGTCGGCGACTTCGTCTGGACCGGCGGCGACTGCCACATCTACGACAACCACGTCGAGCAGGTGCGGCTCCAGCTCGAACGCGAGCCGTTCGCGCCGCCGACGCTGCGCCTGACGCGTACGCCCGACTCGATCTTCGACTACGAGTACGACGACTTCGAGGTCGTGGGCTACGAGCACCACCCCGCGATCCGCGGCGCCGTCGCCGTATGA
- a CDS encoding dihydrofolate reductase, producing MSGADAAGGPLPADAVDPARAADTVVAPEAPRPAIGLVWAEAEGGVIGRDGGMPWHVPEDLAHFKAVTLGAPVVMGRKTWDSLNPRYRPLPGRRNLVVTRQPDWAADGAVAAASVEEALVLAGQVDRVWVIGGSELFALALPLADRLEVTELRHADNSFAPLDDDVLAPSIGPGFAAARGDEQTSATGIRYRFVTYTRASD from the coding sequence ATGAGCGGAGCGGATGCCGCGGGCGGGCCGCTCCCGGCCGATGCCGTCGACCCGGCTCGCGCGGCCGACACGGTCGTCGCACCGGAGGCGCCGCGTCCGGCGATCGGGCTCGTCTGGGCCGAGGCCGAGGGCGGCGTCATCGGCCGCGACGGCGGCATGCCCTGGCATGTGCCCGAGGACCTCGCGCACTTCAAGGCCGTGACGCTCGGCGCCCCGGTCGTCATGGGCCGCAAGACGTGGGACTCGCTGAACCCGCGTTACCGGCCGCTGCCCGGCCGCCGCAACCTCGTGGTGACCCGACAGCCCGACTGGGCCGCCGACGGTGCGGTCGCCGCGGCCTCCGTCGAGGAGGCCCTCGTCCTCGCCGGGCAGGTCGACCGGGTCTGGGTGATCGGCGGATCCGAGCTGTTCGCGCTCGCGCTGCCGCTCGCCGATCGACTCGAGGTCACCGAGCTGCGGCACGCAGACAACTCCTTCGCGCCGCTCGACGACGACGTGCTCGCGCCGAGCATCGGGCCCGGATTCGCGGCCGCCCGGGGCGACGAGCAGACCTCGGCCACCGGCATCCGGTACCGCTTCGTCACCTACACCCGCGCCAGCGACTGA
- a CDS encoding DUF559 domain-containing protein has protein sequence MSDPRGGAPPTGDDLRRGAREGRHSANAGPGGLVLHRRRSPALRAPWPSAGVLGGELAQSGAMRMEALAVFDGLPIRRTAELYRAGWTAYDLAGAVDAREVERVRQGVFALPGTDAEVVEAARHGGMLSCLSAARRLGLWVLDDGLLHVAVGARARVHRHAGCTCETHRVRSARLGACAPLEHALGQIFVCRGAEDFFVAVESALRLGMLGDAALRRLRLAVPAAARSVIDLARADADSGLESILRFRLLPYGIELQSQVEVPGVGLVDFVLGDRLILEVDGRVNHDGPSMRHKDLRRDAAAAALGFETLRFDYALIIHDWPLVVAAILARHESRLVDGGARRA, from the coding sequence ATGTCGGATCCGCGCGGCGGCGCGCCGCCAACTGGCGACGACCTCCGGCGCGGCGCCCGTGAGGGGCGACATTCGGCGAATGCAGGGCCAGGCGGGCTCGTCCTCCACAGGCGGCGATCGCCGGCGTTGCGTGCACCATGGCCCTCAGCCGGCGTTCTCGGCGGTGAGCTCGCGCAGAGTGGCGCAATGCGCATGGAAGCTCTCGCCGTGTTCGACGGCCTGCCCATCCGACGCACGGCAGAGCTGTACCGAGCCGGTTGGACGGCGTACGACCTCGCCGGTGCCGTCGACGCACGAGAGGTCGAACGGGTGCGGCAGGGCGTGTTCGCGTTGCCGGGCACCGATGCCGAGGTCGTCGAGGCCGCGCGCCACGGCGGAATGCTGAGCTGTCTCTCGGCGGCCCGCCGTCTCGGACTGTGGGTCCTCGATGACGGGCTGCTCCATGTCGCCGTGGGCGCCCGAGCGCGCGTGCACCGGCACGCGGGATGTACATGCGAGACGCATCGCGTCCGCAGCGCCCGACTCGGCGCGTGTGCCCCGCTCGAGCACGCGCTTGGCCAGATCTTCGTGTGTCGTGGTGCGGAGGATTTCTTCGTGGCCGTCGAATCCGCATTGCGCCTCGGCATGCTCGGCGACGCGGCGCTTCGTCGGCTCCGCCTCGCGGTCCCGGCCGCCGCCCGGAGCGTGATCGATCTCGCGCGCGCGGACGCCGACAGCGGGTTGGAGTCGATCCTGCGTTTCCGGCTGCTTCCGTACGGCATCGAATTGCAGAGCCAGGTCGAGGTGCCCGGTGTGGGCCTGGTCGATTTCGTGCTCGGCGATCGACTCATCCTGGAGGTCGACGGCCGGGTGAATCACGACGGGCCATCGATGCGTCACAAGGACCTGCGCCGGGATGCCGCCGCGGCGGCACTCGGGTTCGAGACGCTCAGGTTCGACTACGCCCTCATCATCCACGACTGGCCGCTGGTGGTCGCTGCGATCCTCGCCAGACACGAGTCCCGCCTGGTCGACGGCGGGGCTCGACGCGCCTGA
- the dapA gene encoding 4-hydroxy-tetrahydrodipicolinate synthase codes for MTQENPFGQVLVALVTPFTADGEVDWPGVEKHIDHLIEGGADGIVVTGTTGETSTLTDPEKIRLVEVGKDVAAGRAKIITGGGSNETAHAIELYKHSEQAGADGIMIVTPYYNKPTQAGILTHFRMVADATDLPVILYDIPGRTGVPIKYETILRLAKHPNILAVKDAKGDFSEVSRVLNQTDLMYFSGDDANALPHLSIGATGLIGVTANIAPAPYRTIVDAVNRGDLAAATAAHQQLEPLVRAVMTHVPGTVAAKYILHGLGRISSPRVRLPLVGPEEWEAALIEDEIDHVRGIPGVDFRNFRPDRNAAAGGALPKVAGTTR; via the coding sequence GTGACTCAGGAAAACCCCTTCGGACAGGTACTCGTCGCGCTCGTCACGCCGTTCACGGCTGACGGCGAGGTCGATTGGCCCGGGGTCGAGAAGCACATCGACCACCTCATCGAGGGCGGTGCCGACGGCATCGTCGTGACGGGCACCACGGGCGAGACGAGCACGCTCACCGACCCCGAGAAGATCCGCCTCGTCGAGGTGGGCAAAGACGTGGCCGCCGGTCGCGCGAAGATCATCACGGGCGGCGGCTCGAACGAGACCGCGCACGCGATCGAGCTCTACAAGCACTCCGAGCAGGCCGGCGCCGACGGCATCATGATCGTCACGCCGTACTACAACAAGCCCACCCAGGCGGGCATCCTCACGCACTTCCGCATGGTCGCCGACGCGACCGACCTGCCCGTGATCCTCTACGACATCCCGGGCCGCACCGGTGTGCCGATCAAGTACGAGACGATCCTGCGCCTCGCCAAGCACCCGAACATCCTGGCCGTGAAAGACGCCAAGGGCGACTTCTCCGAGGTCAGCCGGGTGCTCAACCAGACCGACCTCATGTACTTCTCGGGCGACGACGCCAACGCGCTGCCGCACCTCTCGATCGGGGCGACCGGCCTCATCGGCGTGACGGCGAACATCGCCCCCGCGCCGTACCGCACCATCGTCGACGCCGTGAACCGCGGCGACCTCGCCGCCGCGACCGCCGCGCACCAGCAGCTCGAACCGCTCGTGCGCGCCGTCATGACGCACGTGCCCGGAACCGTCGCGGCGAAGTACATCCTGCACGGCCTCGGCCGCATCTCGAGCCCGCGGGTGCGCCTGCCGCTCGTCGGTCCCGAAGAGTGGGAGGCCGCGCTCATCGAAGACGAGATCGACCACGTGCGCGGCATCCCGGGCGTCGACTTCCGCAACTTCCGACCCGACCGCAACGCCGCCGCAGGCGGCGCGCTGCCGAAGGTCGCAGGCACCACCCGCTAG